In Nostoc edaphicum CCNP1411, the sequence TATCTGCAACTTCAATTGTCCAGGTTCCTTGGGGACTTTTACCCTTAAAGGCAGCAAGTTTTGGGGTGTTTACCTCGTCATAAGTTGTTTTAATATTATCTGTAGCTCCGCCCTGGCGATCGTGCAAAATGATGGGAAGTATGCCTATTTGCACTGGGGGAAGGAGAGTAACTACAAGATCCCCAATATAAGTATGCTCAATGTCTACATTAACTTTGATGGATTTCAGCAGGCTGGTATTAGCGATCGCCAATGACAATGTTGATACTTGCAAATCGTTAATTGGGATATCTTGGACTGCTTGGAATCTGCTAATAGGCGATGTTTGAGGTGGCTTGGCCAATTCCACAGCTTTGAGGGCATTCATTCGACCGTAACCGTAGAAGGGACTGCGACCACTGGCATCATATTTACCTCCGGCTGAGTCAATGCGATCGCAGGAGCGTTTAATAATATCTCGTACTTCGTCCCAACGCAGATTTGGGTTTCTGGCAATAATCAAGGCTGCTACACCGGCTGCACCTGGACAAGCACTAGAGGTTCCGCCGAATTCGTTCGTGTAGTTGCCTCCGGCGTCACCCAGATTTTGATTACCCGAATTATAACCAAGTACACCAGAGCGATCGGCTGTCCAAATTCCAGGGGTTTGGGAACTGTCGCCGTTGTTGCTAGGGAAAGCACACCAGACCGCTTTACCAAAGTCACTATAAGCGCTTCTCGTGCCGTAGTCGTTACAAGCTGCCACGGCAATTACCTTTTGGTAGCTGGCGTAGCCGTCGTTATCCACGCTTTCGTTACCATTACCAGCCGCGAATAAAATTACACAGCCTTTGCCGTTGCGCCCTTTATTGATTGCAAAGTCTATAGCAAGTCTTGTGGAATCAGGCAGAGGTACTTTTTGATTGTGTGCAGGATCATTTGGCTCAAACCAAGTACCATCTGATGGCCCCCAGCTACAAGAAATAACATCAGCACCATTTTGAGCCGCCCAAATAAAAGCATCTGCTTCATCCTGTGAACCCAGCGCCGAAGCTAATCGAATCGGCATCAGTTTTGCACCTGGTGCTACACCAGATGCACCAAAGTTGCCGTTTCCACAAGCTACTCCGGCACAAGCTGTCCCGTGATTATTGTCGTTTCCCGGTCTGGGATTGTTCGTTTTACGTGTGACATCACGCGGAGCAACAATCTTGCCAGAGGAACGGAACTCTTCATGATCAAGATCCACACCGTCATCGACAATTGCAATAATCGTCCCAGTGCCATCGCTTAACTTCCAAGCGGCCTCAACATTGGCATGGGCGTTAATTACCTTACCATTAATGGTTGTTTGCTTTAAGTGCCACTGCTGCGGAAAAACCTGACGTTGGCGTGATTCACGCACTAGTTCAGGATGGCACAGTTCCACTAATTCTTCATTCAGAAGTCTCTCGGCGATGTCAAAGACGGCTATACCAGTATTGGCAGGTGCACTGACAAAGTAAGCATTTCGTGCATATTCAAGTTGGCGTTTAATTGTTAAACCGTAACGTCCTAATATCTCTTGGCAAACTCTTGACTCTTCTTCGTTATCGAATTTAACAAAGAGGTTTTCGGTGTAAATTACAGGTTGTTGGGATACTGGATCAATCAGGACACGTCCGGCAAATTGGACTTCAGACTCGTTGTTGAGAATTTCACGGGCGCGATCGCGCAAAGCTACACCCTGATTCGGAACTTTCGCTTGCAGAATTTCTACACCCGCTTGGCGAAACCGCGTTGTTAACTCAAATTGATTGAGGATGCTACGAGCGACAGGTGAGACAGGTGCAACTTCAAAGGATCTTGCACCGATAAGAGTGCTGCGGCTTTCGGTACGCACTACAACGTGTTCGTTACTGATAGCAAGTTCATACTGTTGGCCATTCTGTCCACCATAGCGAACCTGAACCATAGTTTAATCTCCTGGGATATTTGTGTTGAAAATTAGGCATTGGGAAACCGTATTATGCACTACTTTTAAAGCTGGCTGCACACTTGAAGAAGAATTCAGAATTCAGAAGTCAGAATGGGCTAAACGCCCCGCTACCGCTAACAGGAGTCAGAATCTAATCAGTCGGGGATTCAGAGCGGCGCAGGAATTGTTGCACCACCAAATCTACGATTTGGTGGGGGTATTAAACCCGGTTATTCAGACGCAACTCGAAAATACTCGCTTGCCGCCGGCGCTATCCACCAGTCATACAGAAAACATTGCTGAATTCTGACTCCTGACTCCTGAATTCTGTTTAATAATGAGCTTACATTTAGTTTATGGATGCTTCTTATTTCATGTGTTATATGTGTATTACGGCATCGAAAAGACACAGCTTAAATAGAATTTAATCTCTCTAAGTTCATACAAGCCTTCGATTCGTTTTTCCCGAAAAGAGGGGATTCAAAGTTTGGTTGCTTTAAGAATCTTCATCATCAGTAGGGAAAGCTGTACATCCCAATAAAAGATTTGTATTTAGTACCACTGAAAAACGCTATAATATCATTAGAACTTGAGAAAGATGTTTTATTTTCCGGTTGAGTCTTTTCTACAGGTGTACTCTCTACCCCTGACTGCTGAAGTGAGATTTCAAAACGACTATTTTTCTGAATATCCACAACAAATTCGCGTTGGCA encodes:
- a CDS encoding S8 family serine peptidase, which produces MVQVRYGGQNGQQYELAISNEHVVVRTESRSTLIGARSFEVAPVSPVARSILNQFELTTRFRQAGVEILQAKVPNQGVALRDRAREILNNESEVQFAGRVLIDPVSQQPVIYTENLFVKFDNEEESRVCQEILGRYGLTIKRQLEYARNAYFVSAPANTGIAVFDIAERLLNEELVELCHPELVRESRQRQVFPQQWHLKQTTINGKVINAHANVEAAWKLSDGTGTIIAIVDDGVDLDHEEFRSSGKIVAPRDVTRKTNNPRPGNDNNHGTACAGVACGNGNFGASGVAPGAKLMPIRLASALGSQDEADAFIWAAQNGADVISCSWGPSDGTWFEPNDPAHNQKVPLPDSTRLAIDFAINKGRNGKGCVILFAAGNGNESVDNDGYASYQKVIAVAACNDYGTRSAYSDFGKAVWCAFPSNNGDSSQTPGIWTADRSGVLGYNSGNQNLGDAGGNYTNEFGGTSSACPGAAGVAALIIARNPNLRWDEVRDIIKRSCDRIDSAGGKYDASGRSPFYGYGRMNALKAVELAKPPQTSPISRFQAVQDIPINDLQVSTLSLAIANTSLLKSIKVNVDIEHTYIGDLVVTLLPPVQIGILPIILHDRQGGATDNIKTTYDEVNTPKLAAFKGKSPQGTWTIEVADKANADTGKIRSLTIEIGF